The Acipenser ruthenus chromosome 45, fAciRut3.2 maternal haplotype, whole genome shotgun sequence sequence TGATTCCCCgctcctgtgtgttttttttctcgcACGACCCGCAGTCACGCCCTGGAGTCGGTGAATGGTCTCGctgtcctccctcctctctcttaaAGGGACAGCGGTCTCCGTTACAGTCGAATCACGGCCCCGGATCACTGACGCACACAAAGTATCGATAAACGCCTTCTAAAAATAAACCtatacacaatttaaaaataggGGTTTAAATGTGTCATGGGTATTTATCTGATATACATCCCATGAAAGCAGCTCcgattttttaatattatattaacaaatattaataaaaatacagaagcttaatattttaattatactcatatatacatacagagagagagagagaaaaagagagagaggttGACAAcgttttatctatctatctatctatctatctatctatctatataagtGCTATAATAGATCAGTGTATTTCTGAGACGAGTGATTTTGATACAGATTGTCAGTGtcattcactctctctctctctctctcacacacacacacacacaaacacgtacGTTTGTATTCCTAtttttgtggggacttctcattgactctcactatattttatttactaaaactgcgcacagggtgaaagtcgacaacaaactaaatatttaggcacttctttcttttttttaaggcatatttagttcttaaaaagctgttttttttcaggagttactatctttgtggggataTTTTCTCAGATTTTgcccgcacattgatagtaataccttaTTTAGAATAGACAGATGAACCCGTTTCATATCTCCTCGCTAATATCACACCCCGTTTATTATCaccatttttcaaaaaccactccccaggttctttgagaaatgacCACTCTTAATATCCTCTCTCACACCCGCTTACTGTCACGTTGCGTGCAGCCTGTCAAATTCTGCGTGGGTGGGCTTCACGCAGTAACCACGGGACGGAATTcatttccaacgcaactaacaaccaataatcatctcggctgataaactgacattttgtgcagcctgtcaaatgctgcgtgggcgggtCTTAGCGGGGTTCAGTTCTGTTCCAGAACTACAGCGTCAGTGATCTGCAAGCATCGAGAATGTCTCGCAGGCGCACTGACTTAACTAGCAAACAAAAGACAGAGATAATACGTCTCTGCGAAGCATCTCCAACACTGTCGTTTACGGCGGTGGCTAAAAACTTCTCAATCAATCCGTCTACTGTCAGCAAAATTTACAAAAATCGAAACACTGTTTTGCAACAGTGCAGTTCAAATGTCAACCGAAAACGTCAACGCTCCAGTCACGCAGCCGGTGTTGATAAAGCTCTGTTGAGATGGTTTCAATTCGCCAGAGCCTCCAACCGACCTGTTAGCGGAAACATCTTAAAAAACAAAGCTGTCGAGTTTGCTGCTGACCTGAACGTTGATGCCTTTAAGGCATCCAACGGGTGGCTTGATCGTTGGAAGAAACGCCACGAGATTGTGTTGAAGAGAGCGCAGGGAGAGCAGAAAGGTGCAGATGTTTCTTCTGGGGACAGCTGGGTTGAAAAGGGACTGCCTGCGGTTCTTCAGCGCTACCAGCCAGGCGATGTGTACAGTGCTGACCAGACCGGACTTTATTATCGTGCTCAGGCATGTGGTTCCCGCGCTTTCAAGAAAACCGCGCACATTGAAGACCGGGTTGCGCTCTTGGTTTGCTGCAGCATGACTGGTGAAAAGAGGCCTCTTTTGTTAATTGGAAAATCCCCCAAACCCCGTTGTCTCCGTGGAGTTAGCAATCTGCCCATCTCTTACACTTACAGCTCCAACGCGTGGATGACATCGTATATTTTCGAGCGGTGGCTGAAACAGTGGGACACGTCTCTCAAAGCCCAGCGTCGCCATATCGCGCTCTTTGTGGATAACTGCCCTGCTCATCGTGCGATCAAACTTGACAGCATTGAATTGATTATTCTGACAGCAAATGTAAGCGCTCCAATACAGCCGTGTGACCAGGGGGTCATCCCCGCACTAAAAGCACACTACAGTCGATTGATTGCTTCCAAGAGTCTCGCTGGCACGGATGTGGTGGACGGTGTGCAGCCTGCACCGGAGCTTGCAAGGAAAATAGACCTGTTTACAACTATGCTGTTGATCAAGGAAAGCTGGGACGCTGTACAAAGTGAAACCATCGTTAACTGCTTCCGCACAGCTGGCTTTTCCAAAGAGGGCGGCCCGACGTCGGTGATTAAGGAGGAAGCGATTGTCCTAGACCGGTTTCCAGAGGATGAGCTCAGTGCTTTCACCGGGGCGGATAACGATGCGGAATGCATTGAGCCGTTGGAAGATGAGCAAGTCGTGGGGGGTAAACCGTCTGCTGCTTCTGCCTCAGATGAGGAAGGTGAAGTACCTGGAGCAGCTGTATCCACATCTGAAGCACAGCGGGCACTCGAGATTTTGCGGCAGTTTCTTGGACAGAATGAATTTAGTGACTGGGCTTTATTTAATAAGattgaaaaaaaagttgttgagaTTTCAGTGCAACGCTTCATTCACAGCTCCCGTCAGCCCACAACTCGAGCCTTTTTTTAGATACACAAACGGGTTCCTCGCAGTTAATGGCACacaacgtatttgtcctgtagtaaactatatgcatgtgTTTATATGTACAGAACGACTAAATAAAACACGGCTGTGTAATTCACCGTTAGTTTTCTTTGTTGTTATTTTCTATGCTGTTATAGGCAACcgtgaaacccggtttatatATAAAGCGAGTTCATCTGTCGGTATGTATTCATGCATTTATAACCTATTCAAATAATGTGTTGGTTCACTTTGATACATTTATAACTGTATCGATATATCTGTGtcaaatatatttcaacacatattAAGTTATTTGATTACTCTGTGCCATGTATAACAGCAATATAATCCTTACAAATCGCAGCTGCTCTGTGTAAGAATAATGCATTTCATGGGATGTGCTGCGGTTTGAAACTTCGGACCTGGATTCGAGGTGCAGTGACGTCTCCAGTCCAGAAGATGGCGAACTCGACAACGTCACATTCTAACTTCCTTTACCCGGCGACGTTCCGACCGGCTTGTCCCTTCCCAGCTGCCGTACGCAGCCCAGGCTTGCTCACAATTCAACCGGAGAGAGCGGAGTAGCTGAGAGTCGGCGGTAAGTTCGGTTCAGAACCAACCGGGGCAGGGGAACGGTATCTGGGCTGAGCGAGACCAGGTTAGGGCATGAATGCTGTGCGACAGTgtacagcaaaataataataataattattattattattaatatgcacAACCTACAAAGAAACGTCTTATTAACTACTGCGCATTTAATTCTGCGTCAGTGCTGTTAGT is a genomic window containing:
- the LOC131720853 gene encoding tigger transposable element-derived protein 4-like, with protein sequence MSFFTGNLMQCGYEWAPSICIRASNRPVSGNILKNKAVEFAADLNVDAFKASNGWLDRWKKRHEIVLKRAQGEQKGADVSSGDSWVEKGLPAVLQRYQPGDVYSADQTGLYYRAQACGSRAFKKTAHIEDRVALLVCCSMTGEKRPLLLIGKSPKPRCLRGVSNLPISYTYSSNAWMTSYIFERWLKQWDTSLKAQRRHIALFVDNCPAHRAIKLDSIELIILTANVSAPIQPCDQGVIPALKAHYSRLIASKSLAGTDVVDGVQPAPELARKIDLFTTMLLIKESWDAVQSETIVNCFRTAGFSKEGGPTSVIKEEAIVLDRFPEDELSAFTGADNDAECIEPLEDEQVVGGKPSAASASDEEGEND